In Xylanibacter ruminicola 23, a single genomic region encodes these proteins:
- a CDS encoding AAA family ATPase — protein sequence MRNLNRLINDFRYQTNLTIWKHMNAMAVNYAVYSNRIKGFAPYLYNCDIYIYADSMNMVVVCVDSNKHRQKQYYEETQNIDMMIYEPGCEPRESTVWKLKETMEIMKSRLRKSQASLKVYGILLTEDAINNAYELEDDWEKNDIKVISNCSNLKLRRAGVNDDDDLAGKVYFDIVTDESIDAKPEPKVETADEDYDEFEQMLFDLANDHLNEEPDGIMGLSIRDNTTEDEEDADEEESEAHEPEEPATPTTKSETIDQNMGLSVDIKILDPIENPREELDKLVGCEDIKHRMDELVALTSYNRVMQEMFPNSKQHEVSLHSIFLGRPGTGKTTVCKIFGSLLHYTGALSKGHVVVCDRGTFIGTLWGDEERSLRQVIEKAMGGVLMIDEAYLLNGKNENDPGKLVIQLLMNILADETQRDIAIVLCGYKDQMLKLLDMNPGLQSRFPNKFEFQDFSVNELLEITKSRIKDYEYQFTDGAWEKYRTMMAQAYQVRDPQTWGNARFVANQLERIYIQHATRCVMQKPDDKQEWRQLTADDIVPIEIPRPKAKIGF from the coding sequence ATGAGAAACTTGAACAGACTGATTAACGACTTTAGATACCAGACAAATCTTACTATCTGGAAACATATGAACGCTATGGCGGTTAACTATGCCGTCTACTCTAATAGGATTAAGGGCTTTGCCCCATACTTATACAACTGCGATATTTATATTTATGCCGACTCGATGAACATGGTGGTGGTATGCGTGGACAGCAACAAGCACCGCCAAAAGCAATATTACGAGGAAACGCAGAACATAGACATGATGATTTATGAACCTGGATGCGAACCTCGCGAAAGTACTGTGTGGAAGCTAAAGGAGACGATGGAAATCATGAAGAGTCGGCTTAGAAAATCTCAAGCCAGTCTGAAAGTTTACGGCATTCTGCTGACAGAGGATGCCATCAACAACGCTTACGAACTGGAGGATGACTGGGAAAAGAACGACATCAAGGTGATCAGCAACTGCAGCAACCTGAAACTTCGTAGGGCTGGGGTGAATGATGACGACGATCTTGCTGGCAAGGTATATTTCGATATTGTGACCGACGAAAGTATTGATGCTAAGCCGGAGCCAAAGGTCGAAACAGCAGATGAAGACTACGATGAGTTCGAACAGATGCTCTTCGACCTTGCGAATGATCACTTGAACGAAGAACCTGATGGCATCATGGGACTGTCAATAAGAGACAATACCACAGAGGATGAAGAGGATGCTGATGAAGAAGAGTCTGAAGCGCATGAGCCAGAGGAACCAGCAACGCCTACGACCAAGAGCGAGACGATAGACCAGAATATGGGCCTAAGTGTTGATATCAAAATACTGGATCCCATCGAGAATCCGCGCGAGGAACTGGACAAGTTGGTGGGTTGCGAAGACATTAAGCACCGCATGGATGAGTTGGTGGCACTAACCAGTTACAACAGGGTGATGCAGGAGATGTTTCCCAACAGCAAGCAGCACGAGGTATCGCTGCACAGCATCTTCTTAGGTCGTCCAGGTACAGGTAAAACCACCGTTTGCAAAATATTCGGTTCGCTGCTGCATTACACGGGGGCCTTATCGAAAGGACATGTAGTGGTGTGCGATCGCGGCACCTTTATCGGCACGCTATGGGGCGACGAGGAACGATCGCTGCGACAGGTGATAGAAAAGGCGATGGGTGGCGTACTGATGATTGACGAGGCTTATCTACTGAACGGCAAGAACGAGAACGACCCGGGCAAGCTGGTGATACAACTGCTGATGAACATTCTGGCCGACGAAACGCAGCGCGATATCGCCATCGTGCTATGCGGCTACAAGGACCAGATGCTGAAACTGCTCGACATGAACCCTGGTCTGCAGTCGCGATTCCCAAACAAGTTCGAGTTTCAGGACTTCAGTGTGAACGAGCTGCTAGAAATAACCAAAAGCAGGATTAAGGACTACGAGTATCAGTTTACTGATGGAGCCTGGGAGAAGTATCGCACCATGATGGCACAGGCGTATCAGGTACGCGACCCTCAGACTTGGGGTAACGCCCGTTTTGTGGCCAACCAACTGGAACGCATCTACATACAGCACGCCACAAGATGTGTGATGCAGAAGCCAGATGACAAGCAGGAATGGCGCCAGTTAACAGCAGATGACATCGTGCCCATCGAGATTCCGCGCCCCAAAGCCAAAATCGGTTTTTAG
- the msrA gene encoding peptide-methionine (S)-S-oxide reductase MsrA has product MEKEIYLAGGCFWGTEHFFKQIEGVIETEVGFANGHTENPTYKEVYTDTTGHAETVRIKYNDAVVGLEFLLQMFFKAIDPTSLNKQGHDEGTRYRTGIYYQDANDLPVIEKVYAEQQAQYAEPLAVEKLPLQKFYSAEEYHQDYLDKNPDGYCHLPLELFKFAKQAKDKSKQQ; this is encoded by the coding sequence ATGGAAAAAGAGATTTACCTGGCTGGAGGTTGCTTCTGGGGTACAGAGCACTTCTTTAAGCAGATAGAAGGTGTGATCGAAACCGAAGTGGGCTTTGCCAACGGTCACACCGAGAACCCAACCTATAAGGAGGTTTATACCGATACCACAGGCCACGCCGAAACCGTTCGTATCAAGTACAACGATGCGGTAGTTGGTCTCGAGTTCCTGTTGCAGATGTTCTTCAAGGCCATCGATCCTACCAGTCTGAACAAGCAGGGCCACGACGAGGGCACCCGCTATCGTACAGGCATCTACTATCAGGATGCCAATGATCTGCCTGTCATCGAGAAGGTTTATGCCGAGCAGCAGGCCCAGTACGCTGAGCCATTGGCTGTAGAAAAACTGCCTTTGCAGAAGTTCTATTCGGCCGAGGAGTATCATCAGGACTACCTGGATAAGAATCCCGATGGCTACTGCCACCTGCCCCTCGAGCTCTTTAAGTTTGCCAAGCAGGCCAAGGATAAGAGCAAGCAGCAGTAA
- a CDS encoding bile acid:sodium symporter family protein, translating into MKRICNFIARWMGALVLVVAAVALLVPQSLNWMSTYTINPMLGVIMFGMGLTLSPADFRIVLSRPKDILLGCLAQFTVMPLLAFLISWALQLPNELALGVILVGCCPGGTASNVITYLAKGDLALSVGMTACSTLLAPVLTPLLVWLMAGTMVNVDTIGMLTSIIYVVIAPIVAGLLCQRFMPRATRSVTPYLPALSSVVIALVVGIIVSHNASRLLLGGAIVVAAVVLHNLLGLSVGYAIGRLLRLPHPKRVALSIEVGMQNSGLASSLAVLHFAAYPLATIPGAIFSVWHNISGALAAKLYGR; encoded by the coding sequence ATGAAACGCATTTGTAACTTCATAGCCCGTTGGATGGGCGCATTGGTATTGGTGGTGGCAGCAGTAGCACTGCTGGTGCCCCAAAGTCTTAACTGGATGAGCACCTACACCATCAATCCCATGTTAGGTGTCATCATGTTCGGCATGGGTCTTACCCTATCGCCAGCCGACTTCCGTATCGTGCTCAGTCGCCCCAAGGACATCCTGTTAGGCTGCCTGGCCCAGTTCACCGTTATGCCGCTGTTGGCATTCCTTATTTCGTGGGCATTGCAGCTCCCTAACGAGTTGGCTTTAGGCGTTATCCTCGTGGGCTGCTGTCCTGGCGGCACCGCCTCCAATGTCATCACCTATCTGGCCAAGGGCGATCTGGCCCTCTCGGTAGGCATGACCGCCTGCTCCACCCTCCTGGCGCCTGTGCTAACCCCGTTGCTGGTATGGCTCATGGCAGGCACCATGGTCAATGTAGATACCATCGGCATGCTCACCAGTATTATATATGTGGTCATAGCCCCTATCGTGGCAGGCCTGTTGTGCCAGCGTTTCATGCCCCGTGCCACCCGCAGCGTCACCCCCTATCTGCCAGCCCTCTCGTCGGTGGTTATCGCCCTGGTAGTAGGCATCATCGTCAGCCATAACGCCAGTCGCCTGCTGTTAGGAGGCGCCATTGTGGTAGCAGCCGTCGTATTGCACAATCTGTTAGGCCTCAGTGTAGGCTATGCCATCGGCCGCCTGCTGCGCCTACCCCATCCCAAGCGTGTGGCCCTCAGCATCGAGGTAGGCATGCAAAACAGCGGTTTGGCCTCATCCTTAGCCGTACTCCATTTTGCCGCCTACCCCCTGGCCACCATCCCCGGTGCCATCTTCAGCGTATGGCACAACATCAGCGGCGCCCTCGCCGCAAAACTCTATGGCAGATAG
- a CDS encoding smalltalk protein, with amino-acid sequence MIASIATAIVTALGATSCMGL; translated from the coding sequence ATGATAGCGAGTATCGCCACAGCGATAGTAACCGCCCTAGGCGCCACGAGCTGCATGGGCTTGTAA
- a CDS encoding alpha-L-arabinofuranosidase, which translates to MKKIFLLAFMAVGLTVSAQSEYQITVQSKKPSGIIDEMLYGQLFEHIYFSANNGVWQELIQERSFEPEQYPGIHPRDGYFDGWFMDDHQVLHSPTRYEQPLRIDSINTNDFDLTMDVNWRAYKLARRSWSGGLMDIRFAFRNKADGTPYYLRIHDPYYESRMFTPAQTQAQIQAAKEAEARAALQQQAATADFSICRMEEREVPGWGGRTRRINTLVPLVSVPATKEQVNESQQWHKLRIESRGSRVSVFWDDQQVLTYDGLEVADRHFVTFWVNYTEATYRNIQLTATDGKVLFQGIPGDVQIPAVAQQWTAFGDGGQYRLVKDDAINMRYSQLITSTKGQAGIFQGPQNIVKGEKYVGSIYAKGKGELIVGLRDTNGRFVARQSLGKVGKSWQKYAFTLEPESNCDGDFAIVVNNGSVQVDMATMTTQSGINLGGFRPDILQAVKELHPTCLRWPGGGYVAQYDWQWGIGPQENRQRWDHWMWMDYDQNCFGTDEFIRFCREVNSEPVIVVSVKFERPASEYNQILQDAVNWLRYCNAPATDEWGAKRAANGHPEPYNVKYWEIDNEMWEMGIERYEQCVRDFSTAMRKVDPSIKIIACGGFREDEQFIQRSGQYFDYLSLHHYEQQGGYASGPVRLGQQYDNYAKMIANGPNPNIKLFISEWNLNSIDWRTGLFAGGFLNMCEARDVVAMGAAALFIRRTDAPDWNNAFINFDYKDLFKAPNCQVTELWYNHFSKYRLAYSGETGDVSVSTTLSENGADVIVKVVNPTDSAATLRIKGDWDGVERAPFEYYAPGSLTVANSMQNKHAVALKQAQAQVEGTDVVLAVPALSAGVLVIHKK; encoded by the coding sequence ATGAAGAAGATCTTTTTGTTGGCATTCATGGCTGTTGGATTAACTGTCAGTGCCCAGAGTGAGTATCAGATCACCGTTCAGAGCAAAAAGCCGTCGGGCATCATCGATGAGATGCTTTACGGACAGCTTTTTGAGCACATCTACTTCAGTGCCAACAATGGCGTGTGGCAGGAGTTGATACAGGAGCGTTCGTTCGAACCTGAGCAGTATCCCGGCATCCATCCGCGCGATGGCTACTTTGATGGTTGGTTTATGGACGATCATCAGGTGCTGCACTCGCCAACCCGCTACGAGCAGCCGCTTAGGATTGACAGCATCAACACCAACGATTTTGATCTTACGATGGATGTTAACTGGAGAGCCTATAAGCTGGCCCGTCGCAGTTGGAGTGGCGGACTGATGGATATCCGCTTTGCCTTCCGCAACAAGGCCGATGGTACACCTTATTATCTACGCATACACGATCCTTATTACGAGAGCAGGATGTTCACTCCCGCCCAAACACAGGCTCAGATCCAGGCTGCCAAAGAGGCCGAAGCCCGTGCAGCCCTCCAGCAGCAGGCCGCTACAGCCGATTTCTCTATCTGCCGCATGGAAGAACGCGAGGTGCCAGGCTGGGGCGGTCGTACCCGTCGTATCAACACGCTCGTACCATTGGTGTCGGTCCCTGCCACCAAGGAGCAGGTTAACGAGAGTCAGCAGTGGCACAAGCTGCGTATCGAGAGTCGTGGTAGCCGGGTTAGCGTGTTTTGGGACGACCAACAGGTGCTGACCTACGATGGCTTAGAGGTAGCCGATAGACACTTTGTTACCTTCTGGGTTAACTATACCGAGGCCACCTATCGTAACATCCAGCTTACCGCTACCGATGGCAAGGTGTTGTTCCAAGGCATCCCTGGCGATGTGCAGATACCCGCCGTTGCCCAGCAATGGACCGCCTTTGGCGATGGTGGACAGTACCGATTGGTGAAGGACGATGCCATCAACATGCGCTATTCGCAGCTGATTACTTCCACCAAAGGCCAGGCAGGTATCTTCCAGGGCCCTCAGAATATTGTTAAGGGCGAGAAATACGTAGGCTCTATCTATGCTAAGGGCAAGGGCGAGCTCATCGTAGGCCTGCGCGATACCAATGGCAGGTTTGTGGCCCGCCAATCGCTGGGTAAGGTAGGTAAAAGCTGGCAGAAGTACGCCTTTACCTTAGAGCCCGAATCCAACTGCGACGGCGATTTCGCCATCGTGGTTAACAATGGTAGCGTACAGGTTGATATGGCCACCATGACCACCCAGAGTGGTATCAACCTGGGTGGATTCCGTCCCGACATCCTGCAGGCCGTTAAGGAGCTTCATCCCACCTGTCTGCGCTGGCCTGGTGGCGGTTATGTGGCCCAGTACGACTGGCAGTGGGGTATCGGTCCGCAGGAGAACCGTCAGCGTTGGGACCACTGGATGTGGATGGATTACGATCAGAACTGCTTTGGTACCGACGAGTTTATCCGTTTCTGTCGCGAGGTTAACTCCGAGCCGGTTATCGTGGTAAGCGTTAAGTTCGAGCGCCCCGCCAGCGAGTACAATCAGATACTGCAGGATGCCGTTAACTGGTTGCGTTACTGCAATGCCCCTGCTACTGATGAGTGGGGTGCCAAGCGTGCTGCCAACGGTCACCCCGAGCCTTACAACGTGAAGTACTGGGAGATTGATAATGAGATGTGGGAGATGGGTATCGAGCGCTACGAGCAGTGTGTACGCGATTTCAGCACCGCCATGCGTAAGGTCGATCCCAGCATCAAGATTATCGCCTGTGGTGGTTTCCGCGAGGACGAGCAGTTCATCCAGCGTAGCGGTCAGTATTTCGATTACCTCAGTCTGCATCATTACGAGCAGCAGGGTGGCTATGCCAGCGGTCCCGTTCGTCTCGGTCAGCAGTACGACAACTACGCCAAGATGATTGCCAACGGTCCTAACCCCAACATCAAACTCTTTATCTCCGAGTGGAACCTCAACAGTATCGACTGGCGTACAGGCCTCTTTGCAGGCGGTTTCCTCAATATGTGCGAGGCGCGCGATGTAGTGGCCATGGGTGCTGCAGCCCTGTTTATCCGCCGTACTGATGCCCCCGACTGGAACAACGCCTTTATCAATTTCGACTATAAGGATCTGTTCAAGGCTCCCAACTGTCAGGTTACCGAGCTTTGGTACAACCACTTCTCAAAGTACCGCTTGGCCTATAGCGGCGAAACGGGCGATGTAAGTGTAAGCACCACGCTCTCCGAGAATGGCGCCGATGTCATCGTCAAGGTGGTTAATCCTACCGATTCTGCCGCCACCCTGCGTATCAAGGGCGATTGGGATGGGGTAGAGCGTGCACCGTTCGAGTATTATGCCCCCGGCTCGCTTACTGTAGCCAACAGTATGCAGAACAAGCATGCCGTAGCCCTCAAGCAGGCCCAGGCTCAGGTTGAAGGCACCGATGTAGTGCTGGCCGTACCCGCTTTGTCGGCTGGTGTGCTCGTCATCCACAAAAAATAA
- a CDS encoding M48 family metallopeptidase — protein MRIAKNGDVHVSAPIGLPKKTVEKFIAEHLDWIEQARKRTLQRQQQRAAFYGQLPLKTRKDRVEAVARLKTIIEPMVERYSRQMGVTPSAITYKAMISRWGMCNIKTHAICFSIYTLLLPEWCIEHVVAHELCHLLEPTHNARFHVLMDQYFPRWRAARKQTRLIQS, from the coding sequence ATGCGCATCGCCAAAAATGGCGATGTGCATGTTTCTGCACCTATCGGACTGCCCAAAAAGACCGTCGAGAAGTTCATTGCCGAGCATCTCGACTGGATTGAGCAGGCCCGTAAGCGCACCCTTCAGCGTCAGCAGCAGCGCGCCGCCTTCTACGGTCAGCTGCCACTTAAAACCCGCAAGGATAGGGTAGAGGCTGTTGCTCGTCTGAAAACTATCATCGAGCCCATGGTAGAGCGCTATTCCCGGCAGATGGGTGTCACCCCATCCGCCATCACCTACAAGGCCATGATATCCCGTTGGGGCATGTGTAACATCAAGACCCATGCCATCTGTTTCTCTATCTACACCCTGTTGCTCCCCGAGTGGTGTATCGAGCATGTGGTCGCTCACGAGCTCTGCCATTTGTTAGAGCCCACCCACAACGCCCGTTTCCACGTCCTCATGGATCAGTATTTCCCCCGTTGGCGCGCCGCCCGCAAGCAAACCCGCCTTATACAATCTTGA
- a CDS encoding insulinase family protein — protein MKTKLLFFMIACAFTIQASAQSGDVKYEDFITDPLNITPGVLDNGFRYYLCNNFFPDSKLEMRLIQKSGTGDDEGTPGISLLLRRMLCSENLIAGTCGVLKDKLDELQLQRFTQFRAVNGLVPDISTYSSEIDNGCTEYNLFRLKNERAYAASCVGLLAEIAGHARFSASELERQKEFLVNEITNSRYDLAKKHDNYQKATFVDGCSLDELLDKQINSIRSITLQQLEAYYQRWYVPQNQCLYVYGKAPSNIADIIKQKFGSRPSMPAPEKSVNELSNQKLLMTKREGPIFSIQFYFIKPCVALSSSEDLDYLRKAAVYTRIGEMLGSSLHAQVVTSIDESAPFFRRPVYALHFVKNLDLYADDQQLSDFIDDVTKKLDDVIRNGFQEHIAPLPIEKQKELQRQELNNIHHSFVVDTHSSIKANFLYSKPLFKDVPPYNYFKYEVSEQDIQNCSKELFNNYDLRIVCTTPYGFTDAGIKAKLEAFLSDK, from the coding sequence ATGAAAACAAAACTATTATTTTTTATGATTGCTTGTGCTTTCACCATCCAAGCATCGGCACAGTCAGGGGATGTTAAGTACGAGGACTTTATCACAGATCCTTTGAACATTACTCCAGGTGTACTCGACAATGGCTTCCGCTATTATTTATGCAATAACTTTTTTCCTGATAGCAAGCTGGAAATGCGACTTATCCAGAAATCTGGAACTGGCGACGACGAGGGCACACCTGGCATATCGCTATTATTAAGAAGAATGCTTTGCTCTGAAAACCTTATTGCGGGTACATGCGGTGTGCTTAAGGATAAACTCGATGAACTGCAACTGCAACGATTTACCCAATTCCGTGCCGTTAATGGTCTTGTTCCCGATATCTCTACCTACAGTTCGGAGATTGATAACGGGTGTACAGAGTATAATCTGTTTCGTTTAAAGAATGAGCGAGCCTACGCAGCGTCGTGTGTTGGACTTTTGGCTGAGATAGCAGGTCATGCACGATTCTCGGCTTCGGAGTTGGAACGTCAGAAAGAGTTTCTGGTGAATGAAATCACTAACAGTAGATACGATCTTGCAAAAAAACATGACAACTACCAGAAGGCTACATTCGTGGATGGATGTTCGCTCGATGAACTGCTGGATAAGCAAATTAATAGCATCCGCAGCATTACGCTCCAGCAGCTCGAAGCCTACTACCAGCGCTGGTATGTGCCACAGAATCAGTGCCTGTATGTGTATGGCAAAGCGCCCAGCAATATCGCTGATATCATCAAGCAGAAATTCGGCAGCCGCCCCAGTATGCCTGCTCCCGAAAAAAGCGTGAACGAGCTGAGCAACCAGAAGTTGTTGATGACTAAACGAGAAGGTCCTATATTTTCTATTCAATTCTATTTCATAAAACCTTGTGTGGCGCTATCCAGCTCAGAGGATCTTGACTATCTCAGAAAAGCAGCGGTATATACCCGCATTGGCGAGATGCTTGGTTCTTCGCTTCATGCACAGGTAGTGACATCGATCGATGAAAGTGCCCCATTTTTTAGACGCCCCGTTTATGCATTACACTTTGTGAAAAATTTAGACCTATATGCCGACGATCAGCAGCTCAGTGATTTCATAGATGATGTTACCAAAAAGTTGGATGATGTCATACGTAACGGTTTCCAGGAGCATATCGCCCCATTACCAATTGAAAAGCAAAAGGAACTCCAGCGGCAGGAATTAAACAATATTCATCACAGTTTTGTTGTGGATACCCATTCCAGTATCAAGGCCAACTTCTTGTATTCCAAACCTCTTTTTAAGGACGTTCCACCATACAATTATTTCAAGTATGAAGTGAGCGAACAGGATATTCAGAACTGCAGCAAAGAGCTCTTCAATAATTACGATTTGCGAATTGTGTGTACAACACCGTATGGCTTTACCGATGCCGGCATCAAGGCCAAGCTCGAAGCTTTCTTGTCAGATAAATAG
- a CDS encoding helix-turn-helix domain-containing protein → MNNHSVVGAKIKGLRETKNLSIDVIAERSGLTVEQIESIENDVNLPSLGPLIKIARALGVRLGTFMDDNDALGPIVCRAEDREKDSSISFSNGATDARKHMEYHPLAQQKAGRHMEPFVIDINPEENPNFQLSDHEGEEFIYVMQGEVEIVYGKETYTLKEGDSIFYDSIVKHHVHGAPGKSAKILAVVYIPF, encoded by the coding sequence ATGAATAATCATTCAGTTGTAGGCGCAAAAATCAAGGGCCTTAGAGAAACCAAGAATCTCAGCATCGACGTGATTGCTGAGCGCAGCGGACTTACCGTAGAGCAGATAGAGAGTATTGAGAATGATGTGAACCTGCCATCGCTGGGTCCACTGATTAAGATTGCTCGTGCTTTAGGTGTTCGCCTAGGTACCTTTATGGATGATAACGATGCCCTTGGACCTATTGTTTGTCGCGCCGAAGATCGTGAGAAGGATAGCAGCATCAGCTTTAGCAACGGCGCTACTGATGCACGTAAGCACATGGAGTATCACCCATTGGCACAGCAGAAGGCTGGTCGCCACATGGAGCCATTCGTAATTGACATTAACCCCGAGGAGAACCCCAACTTCCAGTTGAGCGACCACGAGGGTGAGGAGTTTATCTACGTGATGCAGGGTGAAGTAGAGATTGTGTATGGTAAAGAGACCTACACCCTGAAAGAGGGCGACAGCATTTTCTACGACTCGATTGTAAAGCACCACGTACACGGTGCCCCTGGCAAGAGTGCAAAGATTCTGGCAGTAGTTTACATACCATTTTAA
- a CDS encoding M16 family metallopeptidase → MSLLQKTGFHDDGETPEISHLLEHMLATANRPIATGDTLIQYLKKLGKEYGSGFNAFTGANFMKFDLYQLKSELAYADSCMEILSEIAEGSKICSEDLERQRTRMINEVANRKYVLNARQTDANLGVFRFGYDPAEWREVQLNSAKKITLSQLEAFYRKWYHPQNQCLLVTGNVPDGIEKIIKRKFGSHPRVPAPSPTILDFTDKNMLIERWGSTACSLTLNFALPILTQAEKTSPNFFRDYFALKQINHALNEKIRERKFASNFVTRYQVAERLMLTATFTCDLNEELPGGGLQAFVDSVAALVNDVRSNGVKIKMPKDTLKKGEVALRCAQIMKRLQEGNGEGNTIDRVLQPDVCFIYSLPLYKQENSDAYWTFMLSGKDISDYCKNFINKSKITIECVLPYDYPEKEITEKLNAFLRH, encoded by the coding sequence ATGAGTCTGCTGCAGAAGACTGGGTTTCATGATGATGGCGAAACCCCAGAGATATCACATCTCCTGGAGCATATGTTGGCCACCGCTAATCGACCGATTGCTACAGGAGATACCTTAATACAATATCTGAAAAAGCTTGGCAAGGAATACGGCTCAGGGTTCAACGCTTTCACAGGGGCCAATTTTATGAAATTCGACTTATATCAACTAAAGAGTGAACTGGCCTATGCCGATTCGTGTATGGAGATATTATCTGAGATTGCCGAGGGTTCTAAGATCTGTTCCGAGGATCTGGAAAGGCAGAGGACAAGGATGATCAACGAGGTAGCTAACCGAAAATACGTTTTGAATGCACGACAGACAGATGCTAACTTGGGTGTTTTCAGATTTGGATATGATCCTGCCGAATGGCGTGAAGTTCAATTAAACAGTGCCAAGAAGATTACACTGTCGCAACTTGAGGCATTCTATCGTAAATGGTACCATCCTCAGAATCAGTGCCTGCTGGTTACTGGTAATGTTCCCGACGGTATTGAGAAGATCATAAAGCGTAAATTCGGCAGCCACCCACGTGTGCCTGCCCCATCGCCCACCATCTTAGATTTCACTGATAAGAATATGCTTATCGAGAGATGGGGAAGTACAGCATGTTCGTTGACGCTGAATTTTGCGCTGCCTATTCTGACACAGGCAGAAAAGACGAGTCCTAACTTCTTCAGAGATTACTTTGCTTTGAAACAAATCAATCACGCCCTCAATGAAAAGATAAGGGAGCGAAAATTTGCAAGCAACTTCGTTACTCGTTATCAAGTTGCAGAGCGCTTGATGTTGACTGCAACCTTTACGTGCGACCTCAATGAAGAACTACCTGGCGGTGGCTTGCAGGCTTTTGTGGATAGTGTGGCAGCTTTGGTAAACGATGTCAGAAGTAATGGCGTTAAGATAAAAATGCCAAAGGATACGCTCAAGAAAGGCGAGGTGGCACTGCGCTGCGCTCAGATTATGAAAAGACTGCAGGAGGGCAATGGCGAAGGCAATACTATCGATAGAGTTTTACAGCCCGATGTATGTTTCATTTATTCCTTACCGTTATATAAGCAGGAGAATTCTGATGCCTACTGGACGTTCATGCTCAGCGGCAAGGATATCTCTGATTACTGCAAGAATTTTATCAATAAGTCAAAAATCACGATAGAATGCGTGCTTCCGTATGACTATCCTGAAAAAGAAATAACTGAAAAACTGAATGCCTTTCTGAGGCACTAA